The following proteins are co-located in the Paludibaculum fermentans genome:
- a CDS encoding HlyD family secretion protein, translating to MKKTWSVVTILLAGAAVALTISSRRQVQAAPANVPAAAAKQGNFISAAGRVEPAGEEIKVGSEMDGKLARVVVEEGDSVKRGQVLAVLTNSDYQARVELAKATVSERRASLDRLRNGAREEEKRESEAQLREAMAQMQTALSERDRRQTLLDRGAISRSEYDLTARDYETARARVDAARERLAVVRQQSRVEDIRRAEAELAQSEANVAESQALLEKTYVRSPIDGRVLRKYRKSGESVSGKGDTPIVSLGDLDRLRVRVDVDEVDVAKLHVGQSAWVTADAYSGRKFTGKVVRIGQALGRKNVRTDEPSERVDTKILETLVELDAGQQLPVGLRVDAFLEVQK from the coding sequence ATGAAGAAGACATGGAGTGTCGTGACGATCCTGCTGGCGGGCGCCGCAGTGGCACTGACGATCAGCAGCCGGCGGCAGGTGCAGGCGGCTCCGGCGAATGTGCCAGCGGCGGCCGCGAAGCAAGGCAACTTCATCTCAGCCGCTGGCCGGGTGGAACCGGCGGGCGAAGAGATTAAGGTTGGCAGCGAAATGGACGGCAAGCTGGCCCGGGTGGTGGTGGAAGAGGGCGACAGCGTGAAGCGCGGGCAGGTGCTGGCGGTGCTGACCAACAGCGACTACCAGGCTCGGGTGGAGTTGGCGAAGGCGACAGTGAGTGAGCGGCGGGCGTCGCTGGACCGGCTGCGGAACGGGGCTCGCGAGGAAGAGAAACGCGAGAGCGAAGCGCAGTTGCGGGAAGCGATGGCGCAGATGCAGACGGCGTTGTCGGAGCGCGACCGGCGGCAGACGCTGCTGGACCGCGGGGCGATTTCGAGGAGTGAGTACGACCTGACGGCCCGGGATTACGAGACGGCGCGGGCGCGGGTGGATGCGGCGCGGGAGCGGCTGGCGGTGGTCCGGCAGCAGTCGCGTGTCGAGGACATCCGGCGGGCGGAGGCGGAGCTGGCGCAGTCCGAGGCGAACGTGGCGGAGTCGCAGGCGCTGCTGGAGAAGACGTATGTCCGGTCGCCCATCGATGGCCGCGTGCTGCGGAAATACCGCAAGAGCGGCGAGAGCGTGTCAGGCAAGGGGGACACGCCCATCGTGTCGCTGGGCGACCTGGACCGGCTGCGGGTGCGGGTGGATGTCGATGAAGTGGATGTCGCGAAACTGCACGTGGGGCAGTCCGCCTGGGTGACGGCGGATGCGTATAGCGGCCGGAAGTTCACGGGGAAAGTCGTGCGGATCGGGCAGGCGCTGGGCCGCAAGAACGTGCGGACGGATGAGCCGAGCGAGCGCGTGGATACGAAGATCCTGGAGACGCTGGTGGAACTGGATGCCGGCCAGCAGTTGCCGGTGGGGCTGCGCGTCGATGCCTTCCTGGAGGTCCAGAAGTGA
- a CDS encoding response regulator has translation MIRILSVDDHPVVREGIAALIGRQADMELVAEASNGREAVEQFRIHRPDVTLMDLQMPEMSGIDALSAIRGEFPEARIVVLTSYAGDVQVSRALKSGARGYLLKDMLRKELLETIRAVHAGHKRMSSESAAEIAEHATDDALTPRETDVLRLISAGNANKEIAKLLGLTEETVKHHVKNILPKLGANDRTHAVTIALRRGIIAL, from the coding sequence ATGATCCGAATTCTGTCAGTAGACGACCATCCCGTCGTCCGCGAAGGCATCGCCGCGCTGATCGGGAGGCAAGCGGATATGGAATTGGTCGCGGAAGCTTCGAACGGACGTGAAGCGGTCGAGCAGTTCCGAATACACCGTCCAGATGTTACGTTGATGGACTTACAAATGCCGGAAATGAGCGGCATTGATGCGTTGAGTGCGATTCGCGGAGAGTTCCCGGAAGCGCGAATCGTCGTATTGACAAGCTACGCCGGTGATGTCCAGGTTTCCCGCGCTTTGAAAAGCGGCGCGCGAGGGTACCTGTTAAAGGACATGTTGAGAAAGGAACTACTCGAGACGATTCGCGCGGTTCATGCCGGCCATAAGCGAATGTCATCAGAGAGTGCGGCCGAAATTGCAGAGCATGCCACGGACGACGCCTTGACCCCACGGGAAACAGACGTGTTGCGGCTGATCTCCGCTGGGAATGCCAATAAGGAGATCGCTAAGCTATTAGGGCTTACCGAGGAAACCGTTAAGCATCACGTGAAAAACATTCTACCCAAGCTTGGTGCAAACGATCGGACTCATGCCGTGACAATAGCACTCAGGCGCGGAATCATAGCGTTATAG
- a CDS encoding FtsX-like permease family protein, with protein MVTLAWKNLIHDKVRLVVTLVGIVFALVLILVQFGLFLSFMDTSANIVERSGASLWISAPQLPYVNGASPIQESKRWKAMEVPGVERVDRYILAWVPWKLPSGAIENVQITGFSLESRLGGPWNLTAGNVEDLRGEDTVIVDELYKEKLGVTHLGQTVEISNHRARVVGFTRGIRSFTTAPFVFCSFKNAQNYAGGVLKENQTMFLLVRAAAGVDIEQLKAAMKAKLGDFDVLSNAEMHKRTQIYWVFQTGAGITTLLGAILGLIVGIVVVAQTIYAATVDHIREFGTLKAMGATNSRIYQVILAQAAMSGIFGYILAMAIAAPISQSSQNGNAPIALPPEVAAGTLALAIAMCAGASIISIRKATRIDPAMVFRG; from the coding sequence ATGGTTACTCTAGCCTGGAAGAATCTCATTCACGACAAGGTGCGGCTGGTGGTCACGCTGGTCGGCATTGTCTTTGCGCTGGTCCTCATCCTGGTCCAGTTCGGGTTGTTCCTGAGCTTCATGGACACCAGTGCCAACATCGTCGAGCGGAGTGGGGCCAGCCTTTGGATTTCGGCTCCGCAACTGCCCTACGTCAACGGCGCCTCGCCGATCCAGGAATCGAAGCGCTGGAAGGCGATGGAAGTGCCCGGGGTGGAGCGGGTGGATCGCTACATCCTGGCCTGGGTGCCCTGGAAGCTGCCCTCTGGCGCGATAGAGAACGTCCAGATCACCGGATTCTCGCTGGAGAGCAGGCTGGGCGGACCCTGGAACCTGACGGCCGGCAACGTCGAGGACCTGCGGGGCGAGGACACGGTGATCGTCGATGAGCTCTATAAGGAGAAGCTCGGCGTCACCCACCTGGGACAGACGGTGGAGATCAGCAACCACCGGGCGCGCGTTGTCGGGTTCACCCGGGGGATTCGCAGCTTCACGACGGCTCCCTTCGTGTTCTGCTCGTTCAAGAACGCGCAGAACTACGCGGGCGGGGTCTTGAAAGAGAACCAGACGATGTTCCTGCTGGTGCGGGCGGCCGCTGGAGTCGACATCGAGCAGCTCAAGGCCGCGATGAAGGCGAAGCTGGGCGACTTCGACGTGCTGTCGAACGCCGAGATGCACAAGCGGACCCAGATTTACTGGGTCTTCCAGACAGGCGCAGGCATTACGACGTTGCTGGGCGCGATTCTCGGCCTGATCGTCGGCATTGTGGTGGTGGCCCAAACGATCTATGCGGCGACTGTCGACCATATCCGCGAGTTCGGCACCTTGAAGGCGATGGGCGCCACCAACTCGCGAATCTACCAGGTGATTCTGGCCCAGGCGGCCATGAGCGGCATCTTCGGCTACATCCTGGCGATGGCGATTGCCGCGCCGATCTCGCAATCCAGCCAGAACGGCAATGCGCCCATCGCGCTGCCGCCGGAAGTGGCCGCGGGCACCCTGGCCCTGGCCATTGCGATGTGCGCGGGGGCTTCCATCATTTCGATTCGCAAAGCAACGCGGATCGACCCAGCCATGGTCTTTCGAGGCTAA
- a CDS encoding TetR/AcrR family transcriptional regulator: protein MGTAERRAREKDELRRRILEAATALFLEQGYESVSMRKIADRIEYAPSTIYLYFKDKVELVSSICFETFAELDRRLEAILSLRLTPLETLRRSLVDYIYFGLEHPSHYTFVFCTPPAVFRDMGPEQHSDINGMAMASFDRLRVGIKACMEDGSIRVDDVETTAQSAWLFVHGVTTGLVVDCGFPFVDRTMLIETSIDRLIRGLN from the coding sequence ATGGGCACCGCTGAACGACGCGCCAGAGAGAAGGATGAGCTCCGCCGCAGGATTCTGGAGGCGGCGACGGCCCTCTTCCTGGAGCAAGGGTATGAGAGCGTCTCGATGCGCAAGATCGCCGATCGCATCGAGTACGCGCCCTCCACGATCTACCTGTACTTCAAGGACAAAGTGGAGCTGGTTTCCAGCATCTGCTTTGAGACGTTCGCTGAGCTCGACCGGCGCCTGGAAGCCATTCTCAGCCTGAGGCTGACTCCGCTCGAAACGCTGCGCCGCAGCCTGGTCGACTACATCTACTTTGGCTTGGAGCATCCCAGCCACTACACCTTCGTCTTCTGTACGCCTCCGGCTGTCTTCCGGGACATGGGCCCGGAGCAGCATTCGGATATCAACGGCATGGCGATGGCTTCCTTCGATCGCCTCCGGGTAGGCATCAAGGCGTGCATGGAAGACGGTTCCATCCGGGTGGATGACGTGGAGACCACCGCGCAGTCGGCCTGGCTCTTCGTCCACGGCGTCACCACAGGCCTGGTGGTCGACTGCGGCTTCCCGTTTGTCGACCGGACGATGCTGATCGAGACTTCCATCGACCGCCTGATCCGCGGACTAAATTAA
- a CDS encoding DDE-type integrase/transposase/recombinase, giving the protein MSQAQSPSTGRKYGRARVLTVWGQPRSTFYARQQRARQPAALQRRGPKTKYTDAELLEQIRAVLAASPFHGEGHRKIWARLRAQAVRTSKPRVLRLTRENELLAPQRQLVPVEEKLHDGSIVTSQPNQMWGTDATATVTLADGQVTVFAAIDHCTAECVGIHAVKRATRFEALEPLRQGVREHFGAFGPKAAAGLQIRHDHGSQYMSDHFQNELRFLGMDSSPAFVREPECNGCIERFFRTLKEQLLWVRHFQDLEELQAALREFRDRYNREWLIERLSFQSPRQARERLLALQHAA; this is encoded by the coding sequence ATGAGCCAAGCCCAGTCGCCCTCCACTGGCCGCAAGTACGGGCGGGCTCGTGTTCTGACCGTGTGGGGCCAGCCGCGCTCGACGTTCTATGCCAGGCAGCAGAGAGCACGCCAACCCGCGGCTTTGCAGCGGCGCGGTCCGAAGACGAAGTACACAGATGCCGAGTTGTTGGAGCAGATCCGCGCCGTCCTGGCGGCTTCGCCCTTCCATGGCGAGGGGCATCGCAAGATCTGGGCGAGACTGCGAGCCCAAGCGGTCCGCACCTCCAAGCCACGCGTCCTGCGCCTGACGCGAGAGAACGAACTGCTGGCGCCGCAACGGCAGCTCGTGCCGGTGGAGGAGAAGTTGCATGACGGTTCCATCGTGACCAGCCAGCCCAACCAGATGTGGGGCACCGATGCCACCGCTACCGTTACCCTCGCCGATGGCCAGGTCACTGTCTTCGCCGCCATCGACCACTGCACCGCCGAGTGCGTGGGCATTCACGCCGTCAAGCGCGCCACCCGCTTTGAGGCACTGGAACCATTGCGACAGGGCGTGCGTGAGCACTTCGGCGCCTTCGGCCCCAAAGCCGCCGCCGGCTTGCAGATCCGCCACGACCACGGCTCGCAATACATGAGCGACCACTTTCAAAACGAGCTCCGCTTTCTCGGCATGGATTCCTCGCCTGCCTTTGTCCGTGAACCCGAATGCAATGGCTGCATTGAGCGTTTCTTCCGCACTCTCAAAGAGCAGCTTCTCTGGGTGCGGCACTTCCAGGACCTCGAAGAATTGCAGGCCGCACTGCGCGAGTTCCGCGATCGCTACAACCGCGAGTGGCTGATCGAACGTCTCAGCTTTCAGTCTCCGCGACAGGCTCGCGAGCGCCTCCTTGCGCTCCAGCATGCCGCATGA
- a CDS encoding TolC family protein, whose protein sequence is MKRYLWALLLTAPVWAERLTLEQALATAEKASPEVQEARLRALEGEAQALAQKAALLPQLGVNLGLSYQTTNLQGIGVIAPGFPSRVGPYRVFDARPRLTQQVLDLSLLAQYRAAKARAGQAKFEAETTAERTRLAVIQIYLQTLASDSRARAAESRVETAQAVLRQVGDAEKAGTSSKLDVARATQRIESEQATLILARRDRDSLLTTLKKTIGVAQSTDMEVVEFTPNAAEPGAGVRPESLALEAKRKVLDEEKRQAEKQRYPKIGAFGDYGVLGQDPSNSLSTYTVGVTVAVPVWTSGRIENEIKAARLRLQQLDQQKRALDLAIDQESAQARLERDAARLALESASKATAAARESLELARLRYGAGLTTNLDVITAQGNLAQTEEEEIRTRYEGLLASANLARARGDVMSFVRTR, encoded by the coding sequence GTGAAACGGTATCTGTGGGCGCTGCTACTGACGGCGCCGGTTTGGGCGGAGCGGCTGACGCTGGAACAGGCGCTGGCGACCGCGGAGAAGGCGAGTCCGGAGGTGCAGGAGGCGCGGCTTCGCGCCTTGGAGGGCGAGGCGCAGGCCCTGGCGCAGAAGGCGGCGCTGTTGCCGCAACTGGGTGTGAACCTGGGGTTGAGCTATCAGACGACGAACCTGCAGGGGATCGGGGTGATTGCTCCGGGGTTCCCGTCACGGGTCGGTCCTTACCGCGTGTTTGACGCCAGGCCGAGGTTGACGCAGCAGGTGCTGGATCTGTCGCTGCTGGCACAGTATCGCGCGGCCAAGGCGCGAGCCGGGCAAGCGAAGTTCGAGGCGGAGACGACGGCGGAGCGGACGCGGCTGGCGGTGATCCAGATCTACCTGCAGACGCTGGCATCGGACTCGCGGGCGCGGGCGGCGGAGTCGCGGGTGGAGACGGCCCAGGCGGTGTTGCGGCAGGTGGGCGACGCGGAGAAGGCCGGGACGTCGAGCAAGCTGGATGTGGCGCGAGCGACACAGCGGATCGAGTCCGAACAGGCGACGCTGATTCTGGCGCGGCGCGATCGGGACTCGCTGCTGACGACCTTGAAGAAGACGATCGGCGTGGCGCAGAGCACGGACATGGAGGTGGTGGAGTTCACTCCGAATGCGGCGGAACCGGGCGCGGGCGTGAGGCCCGAGTCGCTGGCGTTGGAGGCGAAGCGCAAGGTGCTGGATGAAGAGAAGCGCCAGGCGGAGAAGCAGCGGTACCCGAAGATTGGAGCGTTCGGCGACTATGGCGTGCTGGGCCAGGATCCGTCGAACTCGCTGAGTACGTATACGGTGGGCGTGACGGTGGCGGTGCCGGTGTGGACCAGCGGCCGGATCGAGAACGAGATCAAAGCGGCGCGGCTGCGGTTGCAGCAATTGGATCAGCAGAAGCGGGCGCTGGACCTGGCGATCGACCAGGAGTCGGCACAGGCTCGGTTGGAGCGCGATGCGGCGCGGCTGGCGCTGGAGTCGGCGTCGAAGGCAACGGCGGCGGCGCGGGAGTCGTTGGAACTGGCGCGGCTGCGCTATGGCGCGGGCCTGACGACCAACCTGGATGTGATCACGGCGCAGGGTAACCTGGCGCAGACCGAAGAGGAAGAGATCCGCACGAGGTATGAGGGGCTGCTCGCGTCGGCCAATCTGGCGCGCGCCCGCGGAGATGTGATGTCGTTTGTGCGGACGCGCTGA
- a CDS encoding ABC transporter ATP-binding protein, which yields MIEIRNVVKTYGRGSAAVHALNGVDLDVSPGEVLMLMGPSGSGKTTLLSIMGCILQATSGSVRIAGQEIVGLAEKKLPKVRLDHFGFIFQGFNLFPALTARENVELTLKLKGISGSAGRKRAEHLLEQVGLADKFKSYPADLSGGQKQRIAIARALAGDPPIILADEPTAALDSHSGLTVMEILTSLARERDRAVVVVTHDSRVLHYADRIVHIADGRIAGSEEDAKEEAA from the coding sequence ATGATTGAAATCCGGAACGTAGTCAAAACCTACGGGAGAGGGAGTGCGGCCGTGCACGCCCTGAACGGGGTCGACCTGGATGTCAGCCCGGGTGAAGTGCTGATGCTGATGGGGCCGTCGGGCAGCGGCAAGACGACGCTGCTGTCCATCATGGGCTGCATCCTGCAAGCGACTTCGGGCAGTGTCAGGATCGCCGGGCAGGAGATCGTTGGGCTGGCGGAGAAGAAGCTGCCCAAGGTGCGGCTGGATCACTTCGGCTTCATCTTCCAGGGCTTCAATCTGTTCCCTGCCCTGACGGCGAGGGAGAACGTCGAGCTCACATTGAAGTTGAAGGGCATCTCGGGCTCGGCCGGACGGAAGCGGGCCGAACACCTGTTGGAACAGGTGGGCCTGGCGGACAAGTTCAAGTCGTATCCGGCGGATCTGAGCGGCGGCCAGAAGCAGCGCATTGCGATTGCGCGGGCGCTGGCCGGGGATCCGCCCATCATCCTGGCCGACGAACCGACGGCAGCGCTGGATTCGCACTCGGGCCTGACCGTGATGGAGATTCTCACCAGCCTGGCCCGCGAACGCGATCGCGCGGTGGTGGTGGTGACACACGATAGCCGCGTGCTGCACTACGCAGACCGCATTGTTCACATCGCCGACGGCAGGATCGCCGGATCGGAAGAAGACGCAAAGGAGGAGGCCGCATGA
- a CDS encoding type IV toxin-antitoxin system AbiEi family antitoxin domain-containing protein translates to MQSGLVPVSSEHDRATEFVGNSYVIARQLATNSDYFMSNVSAMELHRMVKQPQFVIFTSTTRGLRSRTINDLEFGVILVRDEDSFRATAYWVSKQERVKVSDPERTVIDGMHLSAYCGGITEVAKGLRMRRHDMEPGRLIDYALRLQNGAVARRRGYLLDIYQLAAPGELDRLRLIVTVTYTVLA, encoded by the coding sequence ATGCAGTCGGGCCTTGTGCCGGTGTCATCGGAACACGACCGAGCCACGGAATTCGTCGGCAATTCATATGTCATCGCCCGGCAACTGGCAACCAATTCGGATTATTTCATGTCCAACGTCTCGGCCATGGAGCTGCACCGGATGGTCAAGCAGCCGCAATTTGTCATCTTCACCAGCACGACAAGAGGCCTACGTAGTAGGACGATTAATGACTTGGAGTTTGGGGTTATTCTCGTGCGCGACGAGGATTCATTCAGGGCAACGGCATACTGGGTCTCGAAACAGGAGCGCGTCAAGGTGAGCGATCCTGAGCGCACTGTGATCGACGGCATGCATCTGTCGGCGTATTGCGGCGGTATCACCGAGGTCGCGAAGGGCCTCCGGATGCGACGCCATGACATGGAACCGGGGCGTTTGATCGACTACGCCCTGCGCCTGCAGAACGGGGCCGTCGCACGGCGACGCGGTTACCTGCTTGATATCTATCAGCTCGCAGCACCCGGCGAACTGGACCGCCTCAGGCTAATCGTCACCGTGACGTACACCGTGCTGGCCTGA
- a CDS encoding PhzF family phenazine biosynthesis protein: MELPIYQVDAFSSGVFAGNPAAICPLESWLPAETMQSIAAENNLAETAYFVKTGDRYHLRWFTPAVEVDLCGHATLASAYVIFRLLDTAADVVRFDTLSGELVVTKEGERLSMDFPARPAEAVRPCPGLVQALGGSPKQVLASRDYLVVYETEEEIHALTPDMTALCSIDRFAVIVTAPSSTPGVDFVSRFFAPSQGVPEDPVTGSAHCTLIPYWAQRLGKTELVARQVSKRGGTLFCALRGERVGIAGEAALYLRGSIEF, from the coding sequence ATGGAACTCCCCATCTACCAGGTAGACGCCTTTTCCAGCGGCGTGTTTGCAGGAAATCCCGCGGCGATATGCCCGCTGGAGTCCTGGCTGCCGGCAGAGACGATGCAGTCGATTGCGGCGGAGAACAACCTGGCCGAGACCGCGTACTTTGTGAAGACGGGCGACCGGTATCATTTGCGCTGGTTCACGCCCGCCGTGGAGGTGGACCTGTGCGGGCACGCTACGCTGGCCTCGGCGTATGTCATTTTCCGGCTCCTGGATACGGCGGCGGACGTTGTGCGGTTCGACACGTTGAGCGGCGAACTGGTGGTGACGAAGGAGGGCGAGCGGTTGTCGATGGACTTCCCTGCCCGGCCGGCGGAAGCGGTGCGGCCCTGTCCCGGCCTGGTGCAGGCGTTGGGCGGATCACCGAAACAGGTGCTGGCCTCGCGGGACTACCTGGTGGTCTACGAGACGGAGGAAGAGATCCACGCCCTGACGCCGGACATGACGGCGCTGTGTTCGATCGACCGGTTTGCGGTAATTGTGACCGCTCCGTCGTCGACCCCGGGCGTGGACTTCGTGTCGCGCTTTTTCGCGCCTTCGCAGGGTGTGCCGGAGGATCCGGTCACGGGGTCGGCGCACTGCACGCTGATCCCGTATTGGGCGCAGCGGCTGGGCAAGACGGAATTAGTGGCTCGACAAGTGTCAAAGCGCGGCGGGACGCTGTTTTGCGCGTTGCGCGGCGAACGGGTGGGCATCGCCGGAGAGGCGGCACTGTATCTTCGCGGCAGCATAGAGTTTTGA
- a CDS encoding sensor histidine kinase, translating into MIEGIPMKVAPILSIYTFLLLLVPSARALNPERDIHQLAHRSWSEKDGYPGRAQALAQTTDGFLWIGTDNGLFRFDGVRFERYVPKSGDRLSDGPVRGLRALKDGSLWIAYRLETKICVLRSGDVKGYDTSDGVTSNPTNIVQDLEGTIWANTETGVIRFNGTRWERIGKNWNFPEDVPHITSDVLFVDSHGILWAGVNNTVLYLKQGSKRFETTGAYAGFSASIGEARDGTIWLSDILSYVRAISTSVSPRSAAIAKCEVETPKGTPPRCLSEDRLVVKVRTAAHLLFDRDGSLWMSTDTSGVVRVPHRALHTQGPLSRTSDVVQTFTSRDGLSADSSTPILEDREGNIWVGTRDGLDQFRDTALVPVVLPTSLYRVAVAPADGGSVWVVGSWAYAGKTHGDYGEVSFVPSGAFKPYRDPSAVNWFLSDALEQWKNGGFRRAATAPSGHGGGGSGSWQVAGDGSGTLWAFSNGQGFFSLEHDHWRPWATPPEVAKQRVVNMFSDSSGRIWVSTYEGDIITMDKGTVVDYPVKPDTPLRYVKAFAEHAPQQIWAGGAGGLVMIDRGRFRPMKPAAMDSLEDITGIVDAGSNGLWLTTVTGVIHASKDEVDRALRDASYRFQWEQFGFFDGLPGQTESIYPYPKAIQGTDGRIWFTATKGLAWIDPKVSPKRNTLPPTVSITSLSADGSPYPRFADMRLPALTSNVQIDYTALSLSVPERVRFRYKLDGADKGWHDAGTRREAYYSNLGPGSYQFRVIACNNDGVWNEAGASLDFAIAPAYFQTRWFLASCAAALMGLLWGLHLFRLRQIARQFSVRLGLRVDERTRLARDLHDSLLQGFQGLMLRFQALYESLPPGEAKEELEQALDRADQVVAEGRKAVHDLRLSTVLSNDLAPAVRAMGDELSGESPATFGLLVEGRVHELHPIVRDEVYRITREALRNAFRHAQARHIEVEIIYDERCFRLRVRDDGAGIPPAILEEGRPGHYGVAGMRERAAGIGAKLDIWSGVGTGTEIELAIAGSIAYGKRSSPSG; encoded by the coding sequence ATGATCGAAGGAATTCCGATGAAGGTCGCCCCAATACTTTCGATCTACACCTTCCTTCTTCTGCTCGTACCCAGCGCCAGGGCTCTCAATCCGGAGCGCGACATCCACCAACTCGCGCACCGATCCTGGAGCGAAAAGGATGGGTATCCGGGCAGAGCGCAGGCTTTGGCACAGACCACGGACGGATTTCTCTGGATCGGCACGGATAACGGTCTGTTTCGATTCGACGGCGTCCGTTTCGAGCGCTATGTGCCGAAATCGGGAGACAGGCTTTCAGACGGCCCGGTGCGTGGCTTGCGGGCGCTGAAGGATGGCAGTTTGTGGATCGCTTATCGGCTCGAGACCAAGATCTGTGTCCTGCGTAGCGGCGACGTCAAAGGATATGACACCTCTGATGGTGTCACGTCAAACCCTACCAACATCGTCCAGGACCTCGAAGGCACCATTTGGGCAAACACCGAGACTGGAGTTATTCGATTCAACGGTACGAGATGGGAGCGCATTGGTAAGAACTGGAACTTTCCGGAGGATGTGCCACACATCACTTCCGATGTATTGTTCGTCGATAGCCACGGAATTCTCTGGGCAGGCGTCAACAACACGGTACTGTACCTAAAACAAGGATCGAAGCGATTTGAAACGACAGGCGCCTATGCCGGTTTCTCGGCCTCCATCGGGGAGGCACGAGACGGAACAATATGGTTATCGGACATCCTAAGCTATGTACGGGCCATTAGTACATCCGTGAGTCCGAGATCCGCCGCGATTGCCAAATGCGAGGTGGAGACCCCTAAAGGGACACCACCCAGGTGTCTTAGCGAAGATCGGTTAGTAGTGAAGGTTAGGACCGCGGCCCATCTTCTTTTCGACCGTGATGGAAGTCTTTGGATGTCGACGGATACTTCCGGAGTGGTCCGCGTCCCACACCGCGCACTGCACACGCAGGGGCCACTTTCGAGGACCAGCGATGTCGTGCAGACGTTCACGTCGAGGGACGGTTTGAGTGCCGACAGCAGTACGCCCATACTCGAAGACCGGGAAGGAAACATCTGGGTAGGAACGCGGGATGGACTGGACCAGTTCCGCGACACTGCCTTGGTTCCGGTTGTCCTGCCAACATCTCTATATCGGGTCGCAGTGGCGCCGGCTGACGGCGGTTCTGTCTGGGTTGTAGGCAGTTGGGCTTATGCCGGCAAGACCCACGGCGACTACGGTGAAGTATCATTTGTCCCTTCCGGCGCCTTCAAACCCTATCGAGATCCCAGCGCTGTTAACTGGTTCTTGAGTGACGCGCTTGAACAATGGAAGAACGGCGGCTTCCGAAGGGCGGCCACGGCTCCATCTGGTCACGGCGGGGGCGGGTCAGGCTCATGGCAGGTTGCGGGTGACGGGTCAGGAACGCTGTGGGCGTTTTCCAACGGTCAGGGGTTCTTCTCTCTGGAGCACGACCATTGGAGGCCCTGGGCGACTCCGCCTGAAGTGGCGAAGCAGCGAGTCGTGAACATGTTTTCCGACAGCTCGGGCCGAATCTGGGTATCAACCTACGAGGGCGACATCATCACGATGGATAAAGGCACGGTTGTGGACTATCCCGTCAAGCCGGATACGCCCCTGCGCTATGTCAAGGCCTTCGCCGAGCATGCTCCCCAGCAGATCTGGGCGGGCGGTGCAGGTGGTCTGGTTATGATCGACCGAGGCCGCTTTCGCCCTATGAAACCGGCCGCCATGGATTCATTGGAAGACATTACCGGAATTGTCGATGCAGGGAGCAATGGTCTTTGGCTCACCACCGTAACTGGTGTCATTCACGCCTCCAAAGATGAGGTGGATCGGGCTTTGCGTGATGCCTCCTATCGCTTTCAGTGGGAGCAATTCGGCTTTTTTGATGGCCTTCCGGGACAGACAGAGAGTATCTACCCATATCCAAAGGCAATACAAGGAACAGACGGCCGGATATGGTTCACGGCAACAAAAGGCCTCGCCTGGATTGACCCGAAAGTGAGTCCAAAGAGAAATACGCTCCCGCCGACAGTCTCGATTACCTCTTTATCGGCGGATGGTTCACCCTATCCGCGCTTTGCCGATATGCGGCTCCCCGCGCTTACCTCGAACGTTCAAATTGATTACACAGCGTTGAGCTTATCCGTACCCGAGCGCGTTCGTTTTCGTTACAAACTGGATGGAGCCGATAAGGGATGGCACGACGCCGGTACGCGGCGCGAGGCTTACTACAGCAATCTGGGGCCTGGTTCGTATCAATTTCGCGTGATCGCCTGCAATAACGATGGCGTGTGGAACGAGGCGGGCGCCTCCCTCGATTTCGCCATTGCTCCCGCATATTTTCAGACTCGTTGGTTCCTGGCGTCGTGCGCGGCGGCTCTTATGGGCTTGCTGTGGGGCCTGCATCTGTTCCGGCTGCGTCAGATTGCCCGGCAATTCAGCGTGCGTCTTGGGCTGCGTGTGGATGAGCGAACCCGCCTCGCCCGCGATCTGCATGACTCCCTGTTGCAGGGTTTTCAGGGGCTGATGCTCCGGTTTCAAGCGCTCTATGAGTCGCTGCCGCCGGGGGAAGCAAAGGAAGAACTGGAACAAGCCCTCGACCGCGCGGATCAGGTGGTCGCTGAGGGTCGCAAGGCCGTTCATGATTTACGCTTATCAACTGTCCTCAGCAACGACCTGGCGCCCGCGGTGAGAGCCATGGGCGACGAACTGTCCGGTGAAAGCCCGGCGACGTTCGGGCTCTTAGTCGAAGGCCGAGTTCACGAACTCCACCCGATCGTCCGCGACGAGGTTTATCGCATTACGCGCGAGGCGCTTCGAAATGCCTTCCGCCATGCCCAGGCGCGTCATATTGAAGTGGAGATCATCTACGACGAACGCTGCTTTCGATTGCGAGTTCGTGATGACGGAGCAGGTATTCCACCCGCAATTCTCGAAGAAGGTCGTCCCGGCCACTACGGGGTGGCCGGCATGCGTGAACGCGCCGCCGGGATCGGTGCAAAACTGGATATCTGGAGCGGAGTGGGAACCGGGACGGAGATCGAGTTGGCTATCGCAGGCTCGATCGCTTATGGCAAACGGTCAAGTCCCTCCGGTTAA